The DNA window ATCCGCGCCGTGGCTTCCCTTCCGATCTATTGGGGCTGTCTTGTTTGATGGCGCCGACCTCATGGACGGAAAACGGCAGGGAACACGTCTAACCCGATAAGACGGCATTCAGACGTCGTTCGAAAACCAAGAATCTCGCTAGGGACTATCGGATTTACGATTTCAGAGCGAACGTACGCGAATTCTGTGGAAAAGATTGCCTTCGATAGCCACAGAAATCTCGGAGTACCGCAGAAATGCAGAATTTCTGACAAAACCGTCTCATTGTTCTCATACTCCGACAGGCTGTTGGTGTTGATATCCCCGCAGGGAAACAATTGATACTAGTAATAACTTTGATAGTGATTTTCCTGCATCAACTCGTCCGATTTATTCAAAACGGTACCGATTACCTCAACCTCCGAAATCAGATCGAGTGCGTGCGCCAATTCCCCCTCTCGAGTCTTGCCGTCTTCGACGACCATCATGATCGCGTCCAGGTAGGTGGAAAACGCGACAACGTCATCGCCGATCAGAATAGGAGGAAGATCGAAAAGTACCAGCCTCGAAGGGTAGCGCGTCTTGAGTTCCTCGACCAGCTGCGCCATTTTCGGAGAGGCAAGATACTCGGACGAGCGATACTGGGCATCGAGTGACCCCCCGCTGGGGAGCATCACGAAACGATCGATTCCCGGGTGTACCAGAACCTCTTCGATCGGCACATCCCTGATCAGGTAATCCGCCAGTCCGTATTTCGGGCTGATTCCGAAAAACGAGTGTATGCTGGGGCGCCTCAGATCCGTATCCACCATCATCACGGTGTAGTTCTGTCGCATCGCGATGCTGATCGCAAGATTGATCGCGGTCAGCGATTTCCCTTCGTTCGGTCTGCAGCTCGTTATACCAAGCGTGTTCCAGTGATTCTGCTGCATCCGACTCATCACGCGTGTTCTCAGCAGGCGGAACGCGTCCACCACCTTCTTGTCGGAGGTGGCGCCTAGCAGGCGATTCTCCCGCAGGATTTCTTCGGGAATGCTGTAATTTCGAGTCTTCGAATAACGTATATTCTTCTCTTCTTCTCTCAACGATACTGGCGATCGCTTGATATCGCTCTTCGCGAGCGACATTGCCTTTGAAATACTGTCCATAATTTATTCCAGTCACAGCTTGATGATCGATTCTACCGAGAAAGAACCTGATCGACTTAAACTCAGTTTTCGGTTTTGCTACT is part of the Gammaproteobacteria bacterium genome and encodes:
- a CDS encoding CpsD/CapB family tyrosine-protein kinase, encoding MDSISKAMSLAKSDIKRSPVSLREEEKNIRYSKTRNYSIPEEILRENRLLGATSDKKVVDAFRLLRTRVMSRMQQNHWNTLGITSCRPNEGKSLTAINLAISIAMRQNYTVMMVDTDLRRPSIHSFFGISPKYGLADYLIRDVPIEEVLVHPGIDRFVMLPSGGSLDAQYRSSEYLASPKMAQLVEELKTRYPSRLVLFDLPPILIGDDVVAFSTYLDAIMMVVEDGKTREGELAHALDLISEVEVIGTVLNKSDELMQENHYQSYY